Proteins from one Amycolatopsis endophytica genomic window:
- a CDS encoding globin domain-containing protein — protein MDVARLRASWSTVAERGDEFALSFYATLFLLRPALRELFEVSLTEQRGRFVAALGDIVSRVDDLDAAVPSLRRLGRAHRESGVLPEFYPLVGQALLATLERFLGDEWTPELAADWTGAYAVVAEVMTNAEVRGRGRQSVRLPLGDGDSGPRAELTADRVRGRLFRRARRYRRGFDREDVRAFQRRVAEEITARDREATRLRAEVARLRARSPREPTEGAAVVDELAVSLLSQAQLLAEETLTAADKHRRRLAAQAHRQAETAAEQAATTYRAAAGARYTPDGEELQRRLAWARTYSHALGMPLRAADTAFQHHLREIG, from the coding sequence GTGGACGTCGCGCGTCTCCGGGCGAGCTGGTCCACGGTCGCCGAGCGCGGCGACGAGTTCGCGCTGTCGTTCTACGCCACGTTGTTCCTGCTGCGCCCGGCGCTGCGGGAGTTGTTCGAGGTGTCGCTGACCGAGCAGCGGGGCCGGTTCGTCGCGGCGCTGGGCGACATCGTGTCGCGGGTGGACGACCTCGACGCCGCGGTCCCCTCCCTGCGGCGGCTCGGGCGGGCGCACCGCGAGTCCGGCGTGCTGCCGGAGTTCTACCCGCTGGTCGGCCAGGCGCTGCTGGCCACGCTGGAACGGTTCCTGGGTGACGAGTGGACCCCGGAGCTGGCGGCGGACTGGACCGGCGCCTACGCCGTGGTCGCCGAGGTGATGACCAACGCCGAGGTGCGCGGCCGCGGTCGGCAGAGCGTGCGGCTTCCCTTGGGCGACGGGGATTCCGGTCCGCGGGCCGAGCTGACCGCCGACCGGGTGCGGGGCCGCCTGTTCCGCCGTGCGCGGCGGTACCGGCGCGGTTTCGACCGCGAGGACGTGCGCGCGTTCCAGCGTCGCGTCGCCGAGGAGATCACCGCGCGCGACCGCGAGGCGACGCGCCTGCGTGCGGAAGTGGCGCGACTGCGGGCCCGCAGCCCGCGCGAGCCCACGGAGGGCGCTGCGGTCGTCGACGAGCTGGCCGTTTCCCTGCTGTCGCAGGCGCAGTTGCTGGCCGAGGAAACCCTCACCGCCGCCGACAAGCACCGCCGCAGGCTGGCCGCGCAGGCCCACCGCCAGGCCGAAACCGCCGCCGAGCAGGCCGCGACGACCTACCGCGCCGCCGCCGGCGCCCGCTACACGCCCGACGGCGAGGAACTGCAGCGGCGGCTGGCCTGGGCACGCACCTACAGCCATGCACTCGGCATGCCGTTGCGGGCGGCCGACACCGCTTTCCAGCACCACCTACGCGAGATCGGCTGA
- a CDS encoding TetR/AcrR family transcriptional regulator encodes MPTGVHIRDARRQLFDAAERILLREGPAALTSRAVTAEAGCAKGVLHRHFADFDDFLAELVRERVARLEDQAAALHGTAGTGSVIANLTDALIELFDPVAVGVVGLVIFRDELRARLRQAWPGIPVLTEAAAMIAAYLTDECELGRLAADTDAGSLALALIGSGHLLFADRASGPPGFAAVEQVVSAVLADVVGRRLL; translated from the coding sequence GTGCCCACGGGGGTGCACATCCGCGACGCCCGCCGCCAGTTGTTCGACGCCGCGGAGCGGATCCTGCTGCGGGAGGGCCCGGCCGCGCTGACCAGCCGCGCGGTCACGGCCGAGGCCGGTTGCGCCAAGGGAGTGCTGCACCGGCACTTCGCCGACTTCGACGACTTCCTCGCCGAACTGGTGCGCGAACGCGTCGCACGGCTCGAAGACCAGGCCGCCGCGCTGCACGGAACGGCAGGCACCGGCAGTGTGATCGCCAACCTCACCGACGCGCTGATCGAGTTGTTCGACCCGGTCGCGGTGGGCGTCGTCGGGCTGGTCATCTTCCGGGACGAGCTGCGCGCGCGGCTGCGCCAGGCGTGGCCGGGCATCCCGGTCCTGACCGAAGCGGCCGCCATGATCGCCGCCTACCTGACCGACGAATGCGAACTGGGCCGCCTCGCCGCCGACACCGACGCCGGTTCCCTGGCCCTCGCCCTGATCGGGTCCGGTCACCTCCTCTTCGCCGACCGCGCCAGCGGGCCGCCCGGCTTCGCGGCGGTCGAGCAGGTGGTGAGCGCGGTGCTCGCGGACGTCGTGGGACGCCGGCTGTTGTGA